In Amblyraja radiata isolate CabotCenter1 chromosome 38, sAmbRad1.1.pri, whole genome shotgun sequence, a genomic segment contains:
- the hebp1 gene encoding heme-binding protein 1 isoform X2 has product MVCGGKRLEGELSYEERRYEPGNYASVTISGKPFDEGSGEGAVKLLKYLGGSNEEGLQLGMTSPVSMSVRPSEEEGGSLQPTVEVQVRIPAQFQENIPKPTDESIEIKRVEGFTVYSTQFGGYAKEAHYVEYAGKLREALGDTERYQRDVYQCVGYDPPLKPIGRRNEVWFLKQEDVAPVARSGSQ; this is encoded by the exons GGAGAGCTGAGCTACGAGGAGAGGAGATATGAGCCGGGTAATTACGCCAGCGTGACCATCAGTGGAAAGCCATTCGACGAGGGATCGGGTGAAGGAGCCGTAAAACTGCTCAAGTATCTCGGAGGAAGCAACGAGGAAG GCCTGCAGCTGGGGATGACGTCTCCGGTCAGCATGAGCGTCCGGCCGAGCGAAGAGGAGGGGGGCAGCCTGCAGCCCACAGTCGAGGTGCAGGTTCGCATTCCCGCCCAATTCCAGGAGAACATCCCCAAGCCGACGGACGAGAGCATCGAGATCAAACGTGTGGAGGGGTTCACCGTCTACTCCAC GCAGTTTGGCGGCTACGCCAAGGAGGCTCATTACGTGGAGTACGCGGGAAAGCTGCGGGAGGCGCTGGGAGATACGGAGCGCTACCAACGTGACGTTTACCAGTGCGTCGGCTACGACCCCCCCTTGAAGCCCATCGGCCGCAGGAACGAAGTGTGGTTCCTGAAGCAGGAGGATGTGGCGCCGGTCGCAAGGTCCGGATCGCAGTGA